The genomic stretch CTGCCTTCGGATGCGATGTACACATTGCCCATCGTGTAAGTGTCTGTGCCAATCAATACGTCACCCGCTTGACGCAAGATGAAGTCGCCGCCTTTATCGTGGCGAATCTTGATCGCGCCTTCGTCTAGCCTTGCGCTTAAATCTGATGCACCCAACACCTGCACACGACCCTTGTCCTTGAATAGCCACTCGCTATACAGGACGCTGTCTTTGTCCGTCGCAGCATAAAGTCCGCAGGGTATGGACTTAATTGGCGTGAATGACTTCGCATTTGCAAGCAACGCCCGTGTGCGTGGTAGACGTGCGCACGAAGCATCACTGCCGTCGATGCCGCACGTGTTGCCAAGCGTTGTCAGCCACGGACCAATTCGACCACCCGTGAGCAATGCGTCTGCAATGTCGCGACAACCTGCGGCCGAGCGCGAGCGAATACAGAGCTCAGGCAATCCATCTAACACCGCGGCAGGCAAAGGCTTCTCGGGTCCAAATACATCCGACATCGATTGAGCGAGCATTTGGCTGACGTAGCCGGCGATCGCATTCTCACAAGCCTTTGCATCGAAGCGCGGCGATTTGTCGTCGCACAGGGCTTTAACAGCTTCCGGCGGTTCGGCGATTGGACGTTCTGCGCGCGCGACTTCGCTGAGGTAACGCGAGCAACCGAATGCAAGGCCTTCTTCGCACACACGACGCAAGCGCGCCGCATTCGTTTCGGTGACAGACCATTGGCCACATGCAGCGAGATCGCGACGACACTCACCCGCTGGTGGCAACGCAGGCGGCTCGCCGCAGGGCAGGGTTGAGATGCGCGTGTACTCCGTGCCGGGTGTACCTGTGTCGTCAAGCTCAACCAAACGATTGCCCTGAATCAGATAGCTTTGAACCAAGCCTGTTTCTGCATGAAGCGTATACAGCGTGGTGTTCTTTTGCTGATACAGCCGGCTATCAGCGACCGTGTCGCCATAGGCAGTTTGCAAAACTTGCGCGTTCTGCAAAATCAATGACTGCGAATACGTCGGATCTGCAGAACGAAAGACGCCGCAGGCAAGCGGACCCGCACTCGCGCTCATCGATATGGCCCACAAGAGCAGCACCGCGAAAAACCGATAAAGACCCTGATGGCGCACGCGAACTCCCTTTCGACGAATAGTGAGGACGGCGCAATCAAAAATTGAACCGTCTCCAAGCGTTAGAAGTATCGCGTGTGATGTGCACAATGCCAAGTCAAGGGACGCCCTATGCTCGATGCTTGAAGATCCGAGAGATTTCCCGAACACGCATGTCCAAGCTGCAAGCATTCGAACCGTACCTCCGCAAATGGCAGGCTGAACCCGATGGCGAGCCCATTTCAACGCCTAGCAGTTGTCTCTTGCCCGTTACCGTCGATGGGCGGGCCGGCATGATCAAGCTCGCACGTCCAATTGAAGAACAACTGGGCGGGGCAGTGATGGAGTGGTGGGGCGGATATGGCGCCGCACCTGTGTACGCGCGAGACCCACAGACAGGCGCACTACTTATGGCGCGCGCAATGGGATCGAAGCATCTTCTGCGCATGGCACTCAGTGGCGCCGATGACGAAGCCACACAGATTGTGTGTCAAACCATTGCACAACTTCACGAAAAGCGCATCGAACCCGGGCCAAAAGGCTTGTATTCACTCGATCGCTCTTTTGAATCTCTAGCACCGATGGCAGTACGAGAAGGGGATTTGCTGGCGACCTGCCATGCGATTGCAACGGAACTGCTGAGCAGCCAGCGTGAGCGTGTGGTGCTGCATGGCGATGCGCACCATAGCAATATCTTGGACTTCAGCGAACGCGGTTGGTTAGCCATCGATCCCAAAGGTGTCATCGGCGAACGCTACTACGACTACGTCAATGTACTTTGCAATCCGGATCTTCCGACTTGTGTTGAACCAGCGCGTTTCGAACGTCAATTAGATCTGGTGTGTACGCATGCCAAGCTTCACCGCACGCGCCTTCTTCAATGGGTGATGGCGCACGCGGGATTGTCTGCCGCTTGGTTTCTCGAGGATGGCGAACGCGAAAAGGCCGATACAGAACTCTTGGTTGCTCGCCTTGCGAAATCGCAATTGGGATTGGACTGACCCGCGCGGTACTAAAGCTGCGATTCAATCGGAAGCCAACTCAGTACTTTCACCGTCCCGCGTTGTAGCGCCGTCGTGTCGGGTTCTTGATAGAGCAGCGTCTTAGGCTGGGTCGATGCATCGATCCACTCCAATCCACCTTGCGGACGCAAGCGCACCGAATAGCTCAAAGCGGGCGAAGACAGCCGCTGATATTCAAGCGCCAAGGCAGCACCAATCTGCGGATCATCAAACATCACACCCATTTCGGTATTCAACGCGGCCGAACGCATGTCGAGATTGAATGAGCCGATAAAACCGCGCCGACCATCAATCACAAAAGCCTTGGTATGCAAACTCGCACCACTACTGCCGAACAAGCCGGCCGTTTCGGTACGTCCACGGGCACGCAGTTCAAAAAGCTTGACGCCGCCTTGCAACAAGCGCGTTCGATAGTCGGCATAGCCACTGTGCACAGCGAGCACGTCATTCGCTGCAAGGGAATTGGTGACCACGCCAATGTCTTTGCCTTGGCTCGCGAGCGTCGCCAACTGTGAGGTTCCCGCATCACCCGGCACAAAGTAGGGCGAGATCAACGCCGCACTGTGTTGCGTGCTGCGAACGGTGTCGACGAGACGGCGCACCAGCCATTGATCCCGTTTGTCTTCTTTCCACTTCTGCGGCGGGTCCGATACCACCTGGACATTCGCACTCCAAATCGGGGTGCGAACACCAGACAAGAAGCCCGTGACACCCGGTGAACTATTCGTGCGCGACAAGTATTTATTGGCGGCCGTACCGCGCGCCAAGGCCGTCATCGCGGTCATCGTCGCTTCTGTTGCGGCGATCTCTTTCTTGTTGAGGGATGCCATCGGAACCACGGCGTCGTCATTCCAAAATCGGTCGAATACTTTCTCCGCATCGCCCACGGCGGGGCCGACAAGGAACGCATCGAGGTCGCGGAAGTTCGTTTCAAATGAGGTATCGAAGTACTCATCGCCGATATTGCGACCACCCACGACCGCGACGCGACCGTCGGCAATCCACGCTTTGTTATGCATGCGATGGTTCACGCGGAGGGCGCGGACGAGGGTTTCAAACACACGTCGTATGCCGCTGCGATTTCTAAACGCGTTGTAGATCCGAATCTCAACATTGGGGTGCTGATCCAACGCTTTCATCTGCGGATCGAGGCCATTGGCATTCATATCATCGACCAGAATGCGCACGCGCACGCCACGTTCGGCTGCGCGCCAAGCTTCGAGTGCCAACAACTGGCCGCTTAGATCGTCGTGCCACATGTAGTACTGCAGGTCGAGGCTGCGACCGGCAGCACGGGCAGACAACGCACGTGCCGCGAATGCATCGAGGCCGTCATTGAGCAAGATGACACCGCTTTGTCCCGGGTGGTTCCGAAGCACCGGCACAACTTGACGGTCCAGGTCGGTCGCGTTCTCCGCCAGTGCCAGGGCGTGAGAGGGTGCGCCAAGCGACTTTGGCATGAGCTTGTCGGCAAGAAGTGCGCCCAGGAAGACGAGGGCGAGCACGACGGCAAGCAATCCGAAAATGACTTTCAGCTTTTTCTTCATGAGTGGCTCTGGTCACACAGGCTTCTATTCTCACCGATTCGGTCGCATTTGGGCTTCAATCGGGCGTGCGGCGGCGCGTCGTGCTAGCCACATCGGCGCGCAAAGACGTTGCTAGCTTCTCCATTGGTCTTACAATAGGCATTGGTCTGTCTTTGTCATGCGACCTTAAGACGTAGTACGCAATTGATCGCGCCGTCGGGCTCGCTTCTATACAGCGTTGTCTCTTGAACGATGATCGCGCCGCGTTCCTCGTGCCGGTATTAGGAAGGTCTGTGTATGTTTGACCTCAGTCCGTTAGATCTTGCCCGTATCCAATTCGGGTTCACGATCTCTTTCCATATTATTTTTCCAGCCATCACGATTGGCCTCGCGGCATTTCTTGCCGTGCTTGAAGGGTTATGGCTTTGGAAGAAGGACGACACCTATCTAGAGCTCTACCATTTTTGGGCGAAGATCTTTGCCGTGAACTTCGCCATGGGCGTCGTGTCCGGTTTGGTCATGGCGTATCAGTTCGGTACGAACTGGAGTTTCTATTCGCAGTTCGCCGGTAGCATCACAGGGCCATTGTTGGCCTATGAAGTGCTCACGGCCTTCTTCCTTGAAGCGGGTTTCTTGGGCGTCATGTTGTTTGGCTGGAGCAAAGTCGGGCGCGGCCTGCACTTCTTCGCCACGATCATGGTGGCGCTCGGCACGATGGTGTCTGCAACGTGGATATTGGCATCGAACAGTTGGATGCAAACGCCGCAAGGCTTCGAGATCGTGAACGGCGTTGTTGTTCCGGTGGATTGGGTGGCTGTGATCTTCAATCCCTCGTTCCCATACCGTTTGGCGCACATGGTGACCGCGGCGATGCTCGCGACGGCATTGTTCGTCGGCGCGTCGGGTGCGTGGCATTTGTTGCGCGGTCATCGACAGCCCGCAATCAAACGCATGTTTTCGATGGCTTTGTGGATGGTCCTCTTCGTTGCGCCGCTGCAAATTTTCATCGGCGATCAGCACGGGTTGAATACGCTGAAATATCAGCCGGCCAAAATTGCCGCGATGGAAGGGCATTGGGAAAACACGCCCGGTGAAGGTGTGCCGCTGATTCTGTTCGGCATGCCCGACATGGCAGCAGAGACCACGCGCTACAAAGTTGAAATTCCGAATATGGCCAGCGTGATCTTGACGCACAGTGCGAAAGGCCAGTTCCCGGGGCTCAAAGACTTCGCACCCGAAGATCGCCCGAATTCTGCGATTGTGTTCTGGTCGTTCCGGGTGATGGTCGGCTTGGGCATGCTGATGGTGGTGTTGGCGCTGTATGCGGCTTGGTCGCGCGTTCGTGGTCGACTGTATGAAAGTCCGCTGCTCGCACGCTTTGCACTCGTGATGGGTCCCTCAGGTTTGATCGCCATGCTCGCCGGTTGGTACGTCACCGAAATCGGCCGACAACCTTGGGTCGTTTACGGTTTGATGCGAACCAAAGATGCGGTTTCGCATCATTCGGCGGCAACACTGTCAGTCGGCTTGGTGATTCTTGTGGTGATGTATGTCGTCATCTTCGGCTTGGGCATTGCCTACATGTTGAGACTGGTCAGACAAGGACCCGCGTCGTTGGGTGACCCCCTTGCACCGCATGGCCCCTCCATCAATCAGAGACCCGCGCGCCCCTTGTCGGCAGTGGACGAACCTCTGCCCAACAACGACACACCTTAAAAGGAGAGGCATGCGATGGGAATCGACCTCCCTCTGATTTGGTTCCTGATCATCGGCTTCAGCGTCATGATGTACGTGATCATGGATGGCTTTGATCTGGGCATTGGCATCTTGTTTCCGTTCATCTCTGATCGCGAAGATCGCGACACGATGGTCAACACGGTTGCACCCGTGTGGGATGGCAATGAAACCTGGTTGGTCTTGGGCGGTGCGGGCTTATTTGCCGCATTTCCTTTGGTCTATGCCGTGTTGCTCAGCGCGCTTTACATTCCGGTGCTGTTGTTCTTGGCAGGGCTCATCTTGCGTGGCGTGTCCTTTGAGTTTCGCTTCAAGGCGGATGAGACACACAAGCCGTACTGGGATAAAGCGTTCTTGTTCGGTTCGATCATCGCGGCGTTTTTCCAAGGCGTGATCTTGGGTGCCTTTATCGGCGGACACCAAGTCGTCGATGGTGTGGCCGTGGGTCATGCCATGAGTTGGCTGACACCGTTTAGCGTCTTCACGGGCGTCGGTGTTGTCGTTGCCTATGCGCTATTGGGCGCCACTTGGCTCATTCTGAAAACACACGGTGCGCTGCAGGTTCGGATGATCGCATTGGCGCGCCCGGTGTTGTTGGCCTTGCTCTGCGTCACCGCCATCGTGAGCATCTGGACACCGATGACGCATCCGGCGATCGCAGCGCGTTGGTTCGCGATGCCCAATCTTTTGTTCTTTGCACCCGTACCCGTGTTGGTGTTGGTCTCCGCATTCGCAATGCTGCGTTCATTGAAAGCTGAGCCGCATGCAGGCCCATTCTTATGGTCGCTGGTGGTGGTGTTCTTGGGCTATTCCGGCTTGGTCATCAGCATCTGGCCGCACATTCTCCCGCCGAACATTTCGATTTGGGAAGCCGCCGCACCGCCGCAGAGCTTAGGGTTTGCATTGGTGGGTGCACTGCTGATTATTCCCTGCATTCTTGGCTACACGGCGTGGTCGTACTACGTGTTCCGCGGCAAGGTGAAAGCAGGTGAGGGTTATCACTGAGATGGCAGACGCGCCAATAAAAACGGAGCGTCCGAAATGGCAGACGCTCCGTCGTGTGGGTTGGTTGGTTTTGATTTGGGCGTGTAGCGTGGCTGCCTTGGGTGTCGCAGCGTTAGGCATGCGATTGATCATGAGCCTCGCAGGTATGACGCGTTAGCTAAACCCTCAGGGTTTCTTGCCTTCACCCCAAGCCGGCACAAAGTCGGAACTCGCCAACCATTGAATCGGCTTGACCATCGAATCGATTGATCGCGTCATGTGCGCGAAATCAATTTTTCCAATTTCATCCGAGGCGTGATGGTAGTCCTTGTGCAAACCGTAGCTTGAGACGGTGTGCGCAATGATGCCCTGTCGTGCAAAGGTGTAGTTATCTGAGCGTTGGAAGAAGTTTTCCTCCGGATGCGGGTCGGCCACCAAACGTGCACCGCGCTTAGCCAGTTCTGCACCCAAATTCGAACGGTCATAACCGGTGAGCCACAAAGTTTGCGGCGGCACTTTGTCGTCTGGGCGACCCATCATTTCAAACTGCAAGTTGGCGACGAAATTTTCTTTCGGGAAGGGCAGGGTGTTCAAGAAATGCTTTGAACCGAAGCCGCCTGCCTCTTCGCTGCCAAAGCACACAAAGTAGATCGTGCGCTTGGGCTTGTTGCCTGCCGCCAAAGCGCGTGCAAGTTCCATCACCGCCACCGAACCAGACGCATCATCATCCGCACCATTGTTGATACGGTCTGCATCTTTTTCGTTCTTGCTGATGCCGAGGTGGTCCAAATGCGCGCTCAACACAATCGTTTGTGCGGCGAGCTTGGGATCACTGCCGGTGATCTTGCCGATGGCATTCCATGTTGAGGTGTCGGGCTGCTGCTTGAAGGTGGCGTTGAACGCAATCTCACTGCCATCTTTCATGCCTGATAGTGTCTTGCCGAGCGCGGCATCCACAAAGATCAAATTGCCTTGCTCGCCTGCCTCAACATCACGTTCGGCCAGCATCGCCCAGTTTTCAGTGATCTGCTTGTTGGCAGGAATGATGACGGTCTTCGTGCCACTTTGAATCAACGCACGATAGGCACCAAACACTTCGTTGAATTGCGCGTCTTCGCCCACGCTCAACAGCACGACGTTGCCGGCTTTGGCGGTTTCGCCCACTTTGAGTTTTTGCAAGGGGCCGCGCATGTCAGCGTCGGCCATGCGGAACGCCACCAAGTTCTGTTTCCAATTCACTTGCTTGGCGAGTGCACCGTCTGCCTTGAAAGCATCAACAACTTTCTTGCCCAGCACCGGCACGGTTTGCACGAAGCTCGTTTGGCCGATCGTGTCTTTGTCGCCGGCGGGCTCCAATCCGTATTGCATGAACTGCGAACCGATGTATTCGGCGGCAATGCGTTCGAACGGTGTGCCACTGCCGCGACCTTGCATTGCATCGCCGGCCAGGAAATACATTTCAGCGCGAACGTCGCGCTCTTTCACCGTAGCCGTCTGTTGCTTTTGCGGTGTTGCGGCCGCCAAGGGCAAGGCAATGACCAAGACGCAGGCCGATACGAGAGTTTTCAGTCGCTTGTTTTTCATGTGGTTCCCCAAGGCGGTGTATTGGCGCGTCGGCATCGAACCACGTTCGATCATCGACGCACAGGCCTTTGAGTGTCCCACACCAGCGAATGTTTCGGCACGCCCGCGACGCGTGCGTTGAAGCGATCAAGCCTTATTTTTTGATCAAGGCTTGAATATCTTCCAAGCGCTCACCGCGTGTTTCCACGCCTGCACGCCAGATCATCACGCCGGAAACGGCGGTGACACCGGCAATGAGCAAGGCCGACAGGGCGAAGTGCGTAAACAGTCCCGCCACGCCGAGGCCCGCGCCCAACATCCCGCCGAATTTCGAACCCGCGGCGATCAAACCCGAGCCCGTGCCGCGTAGATGCACGGGATAAATTTCTGCGGCATAAGGAATCAGCATCGCGATCACGCCGCTGATGCTCACCAACAAACTGGCCGTCGCCACGACGGTGGCCACCTGTGAGCGAATCTGCATGACGCTGATGGCCCAGAACGCTAACAGTGACAAGGTCGTCAACGCAACGAACAGCACGAGCGATTTGTAACTGCTCCAGCTGTGATACAGCCACACGACGATGGCGATGCCAGGCAGCGCAAACAAAGCGGACTTCGCCAACAGTGCACT from Lysobacter sp. HDW10 encodes the following:
- a CDS encoding phospholipase D family protein, producing the protein MKKKLKVIFGLLAVVLALVFLGALLADKLMPKSLGAPSHALALAENATDLDRQVVPVLRNHPGQSGVILLNDGLDAFAARALSARAAGRSLDLQYYMWHDDLSGQLLALEAWRAAERGVRVRILVDDMNANGLDPQMKALDQHPNVEIRIYNAFRNRSGIRRVFETLVRALRVNHRMHNKAWIADGRVAVVGGRNIGDEYFDTSFETNFRDLDAFLVGPAVGDAEKVFDRFWNDDAVVPMASLNKKEIAATEATMTAMTALARGTAANKYLSRTNSSPGVTGFLSGVRTPIWSANVQVVSDPPQKWKEDKRDQWLVRRLVDTVRSTQHSAALISPYFVPGDAGTSQLATLASQGKDIGVVTNSLAANDVLAVHSGYADYRTRLLQGGVKLFELRARGRTETAGLFGSSGASLHTKAFVIDGRRGFIGSFNLDMRSAALNTEMGVMFDDPQIGAALALEYQRLSSPALSYSVRLRPQGGLEWIDASTQPKTLLYQEPDTTALQRGTVKVLSWLPIESQL
- a CDS encoding M20/M25/M40 family metallo-hydrolase, with amino-acid sequence MKNKRLKTLVSACVLVIALPLAAATPQKQQTATVKERDVRAEMYFLAGDAMQGRGSGTPFERIAAEYIGSQFMQYGLEPAGDKDTIGQTSFVQTVPVLGKKVVDAFKADGALAKQVNWKQNLVAFRMADADMRGPLQKLKVGETAKAGNVVLLSVGEDAQFNEVFGAYRALIQSGTKTVIIPANKQITENWAMLAERDVEAGEQGNLIFVDAALGKTLSGMKDGSEIAFNATFKQQPDTSTWNAIGKITGSDPKLAAQTIVLSAHLDHLGISKNEKDADRINNGADDDASGSVAVMELARALAAGNKPKRTIYFVCFGSEEAGGFGSKHFLNTLPFPKENFVANLQFEMMGRPDDKVPPQTLWLTGYDRSNLGAELAKRGARLVADPHPEENFFQRSDNYTFARQGIIAHTVSSYGLHKDYHHASDEIGKIDFAHMTRSIDSMVKPIQWLASSDFVPAWGEGKKP
- a CDS encoding DUF2474 domain-containing protein gives rise to the protein MADAPIKTERPKWQTLRRVGWLVLIWACSVAALGVAALGMRLIMSLAGMTR
- a CDS encoding cytochrome ubiquinol oxidase subunit I, with translation MFDLSPLDLARIQFGFTISFHIIFPAITIGLAAFLAVLEGLWLWKKDDTYLELYHFWAKIFAVNFAMGVVSGLVMAYQFGTNWSFYSQFAGSITGPLLAYEVLTAFFLEAGFLGVMLFGWSKVGRGLHFFATIMVALGTMVSATWILASNSWMQTPQGFEIVNGVVVPVDWVAVIFNPSFPYRLAHMVTAAMLATALFVGASGAWHLLRGHRQPAIKRMFSMALWMVLFVAPLQIFIGDQHGLNTLKYQPAKIAAMEGHWENTPGEGVPLILFGMPDMAAETTRYKVEIPNMASVILTHSAKGQFPGLKDFAPEDRPNSAIVFWSFRVMVGLGMLMVVLALYAAWSRVRGRLYESPLLARFALVMGPSGLIAMLAGWYVTEIGRQPWVVYGLMRTKDAVSHHSAATLSVGLVILVVMYVVIFGLGIAYMLRLVRQGPASLGDPLAPHGPSINQRPARPLSAVDEPLPNNDTP
- a CDS encoding aminoglycoside phosphotransferase family protein, which translates into the protein MSKLQAFEPYLRKWQAEPDGEPISTPSSCLLPVTVDGRAGMIKLARPIEEQLGGAVMEWWGGYGAAPVYARDPQTGALLMARAMGSKHLLRMALSGADDEATQIVCQTIAQLHEKRIEPGPKGLYSLDRSFESLAPMAVREGDLLATCHAIATELLSSQRERVVLHGDAHHSNILDFSERGWLAIDPKGVIGERYYDYVNVLCNPDLPTCVEPARFERQLDLVCTHAKLHRTRLLQWVMAHAGLSAAWFLEDGEREKADTELLVARLAKSQLGLD
- the cydB gene encoding cytochrome d ubiquinol oxidase subunit II; translated protein: MGIDLPLIWFLIIGFSVMMYVIMDGFDLGIGILFPFISDREDRDTMVNTVAPVWDGNETWLVLGGAGLFAAFPLVYAVLLSALYIPVLLFLAGLILRGVSFEFRFKADETHKPYWDKAFLFGSIIAAFFQGVILGAFIGGHQVVDGVAVGHAMSWLTPFSVFTGVGVVVAYALLGATWLILKTHGALQVRMIALARPVLLALLCVTAIVSIWTPMTHPAIAARWFAMPNLLFFAPVPVLVLVSAFAMLRSLKAEPHAGPFLWSLVVVFLGYSGLVISIWPHILPPNISIWEAAAPPQSLGFALVGALLIIPCILGYTAWSYYVFRGKVKAGEGYH